The nucleotide sequence TTCCATCCgccatggccttctggagctcccgATTGCTCGCCATTTTAATTCTGCTCCCCATTTCCACAGTGACCTGTCTGCCCtcagcttcctctactgccagggtgaggccaaatgcaaactagaggaacagcacctcatattccgcctgcatggtctacaacccaatggcataaaTATTGCCTTCACCAATTTCAGATGACCTGCTCTCCctgtgtcccttttctctctccttctgatctactcagtttctcctacaccccacccaacccccccccccccatcaccctgtttctttcacctcctccacccactacatctgcccatcaaccacacactcctcccactgggtcactTCCCCCTACTATTTCCATATGCTCACACCACCCCGCTCACTTGAAttcatgctccacctttctttcctatcagattccatcacctgcagcactttgttgcctcccagcctctgtcgctttttccactcttccctcctgcaTCTGCCAATCactcctcttcacctggatccacctattgcttgccagctcttgctctaccccttcccctcacctctatacactggttatctcccctctgtctttcagtccagctgaaatgtcgactgtccacttccctccacaaatgctgcccaacccaTTGAGTTCACTTCGAAAACCTTGTGATCCTTTTTGATGAGTAAATTCAAATAGGTAAGACTTATGGGCTGCCCTGTAGCAGATGGGGCCAATGTGAGTCTAATCCCATCCCTAGCTGTTGTAAATAAATCTCTTCAGCTGAAGTAACTCAATGGTGATCGTGAACAAGATGAGTGGGTGCATGCTCAATCTTCTTCTTCTATGTTTCACTATTTCTGAGAGCTATTGTAGCTGCTACTCCAGTCAAGATCAATTATCTCAGCACAAACCAGGAATCATACTTGCAGGTCTGTTCTGTAACTTTGCATTAAACTGTTTTATAAAACAACACACTGCAAGTTTCCAACCAGTTCCTCAACATCTGCACTTGGTGGGTGTACTTTTATTGGAATATCAGCCCTATGAtgctttttgcttttattatttccATTTTATGTCTGAAATCAATGTAGAACGTGAGATAAAAACAGATTAAgccaacttttatttcaaaaaaatagTTACAACAATGTACCAAGGCAAGTTACACAGTTTTGTTCGTACCTGTatcatcaacaacccatttgAGAAAATTCACAATTTGCACATTAAAAGTTTACCCAAGTATGCCCACAAGCTGTGTGCATAATTAACATGTTCTTCCTGCTTTTTTCAATCCATCGGCAATATGTGTTGAAGCATAATGGACTTGAACACCTTTCCCGAATTATGCCAGCAGCCTATCAAGGCAAACCTCATGGTGAAGCACACTGCATACAACTGAAATAAATAACTAAAGTTGCTTAATTTTAATAGTCATATTTCAAAGAATTGTTGAGTACTCATAAACTTGGCCCATGTTTTCGACCATGTGTACTGTTTCCCTTTCTGTCCTTGGTGAAGTGATTTACAAGAAGCCAGAATGATTTGCTGCTGCTTCATTTTGGTGCTTagctggtgggggggagggatatTAGGCCCAATTTTGCCCACATCTGCACCCAGGCTGCAAGCGGTTTGAGTAAATAAGGAAGTCTTATTTCCCTTAGGAAAAGAGTCAAAACTCAGGGAACATTTATATAGGTGAAAGGATAAAGGATAATGATCGCATTGTGTGATCTCTGCCCCCAGTCCTTTCCTAACACCACACACATGGTGTTGTCCAACTTTCTCTCAGGTGCTCAAATCTACATTAGTTTTAACATGTGAAATAAGAACGACAGGGTATATTTGAAGACCTGGCAGCCTAACTTGCCTGTGGATGCCGATCTGAAGGGATATTCAGGAAGTACTGGTCCGGTTCACATCAAACAGAGCGTGCACGTATTATGGGTAGAAAAAGTTAAACTGTCAAGGTATCATTATCTCTCTAGCagtgtttaatttaattttaatagttaTGCACCAGGATGCCTATGCAATAGACAGTTATGGTGTTTTCATTATATAgattcatttatatagcacagagacagaaccttcagtccaactcatccatgataaCCATGATGCatatttacactcatcccatttgcccgtgattagcccatatccctctaaacttttcctatccatgtacctgtccaaacattgtaattatacctgcctctaccacttcccatGGTAGCTctttccaaatacccaccaccctctgtgtgaaaaacttgcctctcaggtcccctttaaatctttctcctctctcctaagacctatgccctctagttttagacacctaccctgggaaacaagACTGTTactctctatcctatctatgcccctcattattttataaacctctgtaacatcacccttcagcctccttttctccagggaaaatagtcccagcctatccaatctctccttacaactcaagctctccagtccagatgagAAAACTTATACAGTTACCAACTGAATCTCTGTCAACTGTGgttcattttcatttctgttgTTTTTGTCCCATTCCAGAGATACAAGAAAAATAATCCAAGATGGAACTCCAGTATAGGAGTGTCAGAATCTTGAAAGTGCCACCTTTGGCTAAGACATTAAATTGAGGCCCAGTTTGCTCTCTCAAGACAGTAAATAACCCATGGTACTACTTAGAAAAGCAGAGGAGTTATCCCTTATGCCCTGGACATCATTAATCCCTCAATCAACGTTAAGACGTGTACAATAGCTTACCAGACCATTATCACCTTGCTATTTGTTAGTGCACACTCTGTGCAAATTAGCAGGCAAGTTTCACAattgcaacagtgaccacacttcaaaagtacctaaCTGTACAGGAGTTtctgagaccccccccccccccaagtcaggaaagatgctatataaatccaATTGTTACATTGTTGTAATCATATAAATTATGTCCAATTATCATATTttcaattcagaaaaaaaattctaaatatgTCCATTGGACTAGATTTATTAAAGTAACAGGTCCATGCTCAATTCTACTTGTCCCAGTGTAATGGAACTTGGTGAAATGTACTTTGTAAATACTACCTCATTAACTAAAAATATTTCCAATATCAGCACTGACTTTGTGAGTGAGTCAAGGGCTATGGCCAGGCAAAAAAATGTAAGTGGGTGCgtgatggttggtgtgggctcagtgggatgaagggcctgtttctgcactctgTGACTGTACCTGTACAACATTTTAAGGAAGTGCTATTTAGTATCATTTTCCATTTACCCTGCTGAATTCCACTTGAGTTCATCGTTAACTATTTGCTGATTGTTGAAGAAAGCAGCAATACATTTCAAGCAGTGTTCAGTGATGATGACTATATGTCGATACTGCTGAGCCATTAATTTTTATCTAAAACAACTATTCTGATTTGTAACACATCAAGATTTTGGCCACAGTTTCTTAGCAAGAACATCAAAACTGCGCATATACTTTTAAGCCAGTGCCATTTTCCCAACAAAAGAATATTCAAGAAGCCTAATGTCGCCCTTTGGAGGCCTATCTAAACCCATGCAGTGATCTGATACCAAGTTAAAAGAAATTAttgctggtctggaaggtgcaGAATAAGCAGAACTACTATCTCCTCCCGGttgtcaaaaataaaatgatttgagGTCCATTAGCAATGGCAAGTTATGTCTTTCTGGAAAtgtactgtctgcgtggagtttgcatgttctccctgtgaccttataGGTTTCCTTGACATGGTCTGGCTTCTTCCCATACCCCAAACaagtgctggtgggttaattagttACTGCAGTTTGCTCTAACGTAGTGGGTGATCAGTGAATAGGGTAAGTCCAAAGACTCTATCgaaagcaccttccaaacccttgctagaaggacaagggcaacaaaagcaTAAGAACTCCACAAACTGGGacttgccctccaagccacacaccatcctgacttggaaatacatcatcgCTCCTTCACAGTcattgggtcaagatcctggaactccctccctgacagcattgtgggtgtacccacccctccaggactgcagtggttcaagaaggcagctcatcgccACCTTCTCTAGGGCAATCTAGGGATGGACAATCAAACACTGGCTCAACCTGCAAAGGGCATGTCGATGGGCATGTGATGGAGACAGGTTGCAGGAGGATAAATAAAGGAATGGGATTATAATGTGTGTGTTCTGAGAGCTGCTAtcagcttgatgggccaaatggcctccatctgtgtggtaaatattcagcaggacgggcggcatctgtggagagagaaacagagttaaagtttcaagtctGTGCCCTTTCatatgtctttatttcagattcccagcatctgcgtTTTATTTCTGCTTGTCATTTCTTTCTGAAGTTGTACAAGAGCGTGAAAGCTTAACAGCTGAACAGTTGTGTGGGACTCTGGTTTGTTCATATCGGAGGTCTATACCTCGGTTTGGCTCGCTTCAATCTCCATGTAGTTATCACTTGAACGGTTGCACTTGACATAGGAAGCCCTGAATGGCGATTGCCCCGCCGCTTGCACCCAGCTGTAATAATCCCCAGCGTTGCTGCTCTTTTTGGGCGAGCGATTGCGAAGGCACAGGATGAAACCCACCACACACAGGACAAGAAGCAGCGCGGCCACCGAGCCCAGCGCGCCCATCAATACCCAAGACAGATTGGCAGAGCCGTGCTCCTCCGAGGCTTTCGCTGCTGTGGGCGAAGGAACGGCGGTCCAGTCTGCAGCGGTGCTCTCTGCCGCCACACCCATCCCGGTCGGGTCCCCTGAAGAGGCAGACGGGGTGCCCGAATCAGTGGCGTGGTCCACCAGAGCGCCCGGTGTGGTGAGACCCCAAACTCCAGCCGTGGTATCCCAGCGCTGGACTGTGGAGGTGAGCGAGGTGGTCACTCTCATTGGGATGCAACTTACTCCATCCTCCCCGAGCGCGTAGCCCTGGCTGCAGGAGCACTGGAAACTGCCTTCGGTGTTGGAGCAAGTCCCCTGACAGGGGCGTGTTGTGCACTCATCGATGTCCACGCAGGAGTGACCAGTTCCTTGGAGTCGGTAGCCCGCTCTGCAAAGGCACATGTACGAGCCGTCGGTGTTGTGACAGGATTGGTCACACGGATGGCCGGTGCATTCATCCAGGTCTCTGCACTGGCTGTCAATCAGCGCGTAGCCCTGGGTGCAATCGCAGCGAAAGCTCCCCGGCGTATTGATGCACACCTGGGCGCACGGTCTCTGCGCGCATTCGTCCGCGTCCTCGCACTTGCTCCCGTTTTCCGCTGGCTGGTAGCCCACGGGGCAGAGGCACTCGAAGCCCAGTGAGTTGCTGACACACCTGTATTCGCATGGGTGGTCCTGGCAGTGGTCCCGAAGCTCGCAGGAGCGCTGGTCCGCACCCAGCTGATACCCAGCGTTGCACTGACACCggtatcctcctcctcctcctcctccggcgCTCACGCAAAGCTGGGCGCAGCCCCCATTATCAAGGTCGCAGCCAGATGGAGGAGCGCAGAAGGGTCCGTCCGCCGACCAGCCATACCGTCCCGGTACTCGTTCCATGCACAGCACATAACCAGCTGCAGGTGAACCCCCAGCACAGGACACGACTGCAAAGGAACCGAAGGGGACGAGATCCAAGGAGGAACTCTCTGCGTCAAAGGGGGTGGTGTAGGT is from Pristis pectinata isolate sPriPec2 chromosome 3, sPriPec2.1.pri, whole genome shotgun sequence and encodes:
- the LOC127568234 gene encoding complement component C1q receptor-like, whose amino-acid sequence is MLLLVVQSLLSAVTARLSLPSDTVCVSNACYTAHLDRKPFHQALERCKANGGNLATAKDTGEALLIHKLLSGFPAGQRPKSKFWLGLQLPPRHCYQQHKPLRGFGWTSGGEETTYSNWAREPQSTCTAHRCVHIVSNTRSSSSPDGGNYKWHDGVCSHAADGYLCKFSFKGMCTQIVLSGPGSVTYTTPFDAESSSLDLVPFGSFAVVSCAGGSPAAGYVLCMERVPGRYGWSADGPFCAPPSGCDLDNGGCAQLCVSAGGGGGGGYRCQCNAGYQLGADQRSCELRDHCQDHPCEYRCVSNSLGFECLCPVGYQPAENGSKCEDADECAQRPCAQVCINTPGSFRCDCTQGYALIDSQCRDLDECTGHPCDQSCHNTDGSYMCLCRAGYRLQGTGHSCVDIDECTTRPCQGTCSNTEGSFQCSCSQGYALGEDGVSCIPMRVTTSLTSTVQRWDTTAGVWGLTTPGALVDHATDSGTPSASSGDPTGMGVAAESTAADWTAVPSPTAAKASEEHGSANLSWVLMGALGSVAALLLVLCVVGFILCLRNRSPKKSSNAGDYYSWVQAAGQSPFRASYVKCNRSSDNYMEIEASQTEV